The genome window CTCGAGGTTTGCTCAGAGTACCTGTGAAGTTTGCATTCAGACCATCAGACTGAAGGACTGCAACTTATCCCAGGATAAACAGTTTTGTGTTCAATTTGATGAATTATTTTGCACATTTTAAAGTTAGCTTCATTACTAGCAGAGAGTATTAGGTTAAATAACTCTGCATGTTGCAGTTGTGTGCAGAATGTCTAGACCAAGTTTCGTGGTTTTAGGTGAGGTTATCTCATGTTTGAGACCCCAGAGCATCAGAccataaaagcaaaagaaagacagTGGATCCTAGAGGCATGGTACAGGGTAACAGACTGAAATAGGTATAACTTTCTCTGGCTAGATTCCCAGGATAGTCATTGTGCTGGGTGGGAAGAAGGCAAGAAAGCTCATGATCCTTGGGGCACATGGCCATCCCACCATCTCCCAGTTCCCAGGCCGGGTTTGCCAGGGTGGTATGTCCACAAGCTTGAGATGAGGCATCAGAGTGGTCCTGAAGCAGAATACCCTGCAGTGGCAACTTCATGGACACTTTCATAAGCAGGTTACATCACTGGTGGTGGCTTGTTGATTTTCACCCCAAGGAGTGAGAAGTGGCAATTTGCCATCCAGAATAGCAGTGAAGTGGGTTTACCTTGTCCCATCCTCAATCGCTACCAAAGTCATGCAGTTTGAAAGAACTGTTAAAACCTTAAGAGGTATATACCTTCACCTCTGCCTTGCGGAATTTAGTGTCTCTGCATTACAATGTGCTGGATCCCAGACCTCAGTTTCTCTACCTCACAGTATTTGGGTACTCCTGGGCTGTACAGAAAACACTGGGAATGCTCAGTACCTGAGGAATAAGGCTGTGCTTTGCagatttctgccttttctggCAGAAAAGGGGAGCTGACTGCTCAGCCCCACCTGCAGAGCTGGCAGtggttgggggtgggggaacCTCTCCTAATGCGGTGGCTGTATTTCTTCTTGCAGGTGGTGGTGCTTCTGGAATTTCTGAGCTGGGGTCGGCTGGAAGATGACTGAATATaagctggtggtggtgggagcTGGTGGCGTTGGGAAGAGTGCTTTGACGATACAGCTCATTCAGAATCATTTTGTTGATGAATATGACCCCACAATCGAGGTAAGCAGCACTGGACATGGTGTCTGTGTATGTATTTTCCTCTTGCTCTCTCCATGTTATCTCTAACTAACAAGGTGCTTGGCTTGGTGTTGAGTCTGAACTTAAGCATCTTCTTCGTGGAGATGTTCCAAGTTGCTACATGTATGTTTGGAGGTTGCAGCGCCTGGCTTGTGCCTCCTGCAAAAGGACAGTAGAAGTAGGCAGAGGGgaaggcagcagaagcaggCAGGGACTGAGAAGCAGCACAAAAGTCCTCCTTTCTGATGAGATGACAGTGTAGGGAGGGGTTAAACGTTTGGAAGCGAAGAGCCATTTTATGCCTCTGCTTCCATTTCTCCTCCTGagaaataagataaaatatATTGACAACTTGTGCAGGATGTTTTGAGATTTACTCATGAAATGGCTTTTACCAGAGCTTGGTTGTATTATGTATGTTCTGCAGTTTGAGCAAGATGTGCTAAGTACCTGAACCATTGTGATTCCCAGAGTGCTGCCTGTGCTCCAGTGTGAAGAGTTAAAGGTTTGAAGTATTTGGTCTCATAGTCAGCATGGATGGTAGCACTTCCCTGTCTAGCTCTCAGCACCCTGTCTGGAGAAGCAGGCAAGGACCTCTCCAGGCTGTGCATAGGAGACGGATATGGTCTTTAATACCCATTAcactatatatattttttaactttttaaaaatatattccattCTCCAACTGCTTTCATGGTTGCTAGTGGGATGCTAACTATGCTGGTGTGACTTACACCTCCATTTGAGCTgtgggcagcagctgctgctctgcacaaTAAGTCCACCCTAGGAAGGAAAATAGCAGCCCCATCTTGCCTTTTGAACAATAACCTCTTTGTCTGCAGTCCTAAAGGATTCTCTGCCAGATGAGTATAAATGCAGCTGTGGTTGTGgagttattatttttataatcagaATGGCTAAAAGGCCCCAGCTGGGATCAGAAATATGTTCTGGTAGGTGTTGCATATGTAGTCCCCACCCTGAAGAGTTTACAACTTAAATAAACAAGACAAGGCATGgtagaaatgcagaaataatctTATCCTACAgatgggaaggagagaaagcacTTAAAAGCACGTGCTATTATGTCATTTGGCCAAGGTCACCTAGAAAGTCAGCAGCAAAGACTGGAATTTAATTTAAGAGATCCTAAGTCTCAGTGCAGCACCTTACTTATGGATGCAGTTGCCTTCTTCTGCAACTCCTCTCCCCTCTTGTGCTTGTCACCAGTAGCATCTTATGCTCTTCTTGGAAACCCATTCCAGGTTGTTTTAGGTAAAACGGCGCCTGTTGGAGAGCAGCCTTCAAAAGACAACTTCTGCATGGGTGGGTCCTTTCTTGGACCTTGCGGTGGGCAGAGGCAGCTCTGACTGAGTACTGTCTTGGGTTTTGGCaaccaattttcttttttctttcttttttttttattttttgtctccaGCTGCCTGCCCCTTGTGTGTACCCTGCAGGGAGCTCTCTCCATGTAAACAAGCAGTGGGGAATGTAAACTTTGCATGGCATTTCCCAGCACGCCCTACTCACCCTGCCCACTCCTGCCATGTCTTGAGAGACACctgctctcctcccttcttcccctaGCCCCAGCCCACTCTGCTCTTCTATAGGAAGAGACTCTTCTCCTAAAGCAGTGCTATGTTAAATAGGTAAAATTCTGATACGTGGCTGGGGAATACATTCCTGTTGAGTCACAAGGTTCAAGGTGGCCCCCTTTGCTTTCTAAGCTTCTCAAGAGGAGAAGCCTACGTGTGGCTGAATCCATCCATTGTCCCGGACTCGGACAACAGGATTATGTGGAAATATGTATATTAGATGGTCAGAGTTAGTGTTACCTGTGAGAGCCTCCTCAGAGGCTGTCACCCATAGGGTTAATACTTGCTGCCAGTGAGCCAAGTCAGCTTTCACCAGGGCAGTTAACCAGTTTCAAAATGTCTGTCAGACCCTCACAGGACTCCGAAACAATTTTGCAATGCTGAAACAGTagataatttatttaaagtgaCAGGTAAAACAAGTTCAGAATTCCTGTTGTTAAACTCACTTGCTCGATGATTACAACTGGTTAACAATGAGATATATACGTATATAAAAGAAGCAACAATTGAAACTCAAGTTAGTATTTTCCCAGGATGAACATTCAACAAAGTCAAGAGGTGCATGACTCATTACCCAAAAGGTGTCCCTTTTTGGGGAAAGAGACAGGTGCAGGCCCATCGACCCATTGGTCAGGTGAGGTGTTTGACTCCTTTGACTCCTTCAACAAGAAGGGGTTTCAGGTGCTAATCTTACACTTTTTGAAAACTCTTTGGCACCTCTTGGCAAGATCGAGACTAAGTCAATTATTGTGGGTTGACTGGCCCTTGGCAAGGCTGGTTGAGCTGTCAGAAATGGGTACTCAGTGGTCCACCATGGCCTTGGGGCTCAGAGCTCAGTACCTGCTTTTGGAGTTGTTAACTGAAGCAGTATCAGGCTGTGAGGTCTCTGCCTCACCCCAGGTGTCACTCAGCTGATTTGAGAGGCTACCACCCGGTCCTTCTTACCGAGTTGAACTGCTCCCTTTTGTAAAATCACAGCAACCTCGTTGTTTGCCCCCTCTTACAAGATCAGTCTTGACAAGCTGGGCTAGTCTGTACCATAAGCAGCTATGAGCTGCTATTCACTACTATTGCCTCTGGTACTTTTCCCCCTGCAAGTCCCACCAGCGCTGATGCCTTTGCAGCTTCCTCAGTTGTGCCCTTCATTCTCCCCATCCCGGCCATCTCCTCTCTCATTCCAGAGTGACTCCTTTAAATCATGCTTAATTTTGTGGGGATTCAGAACACACAGTTACCTGCCAACCATCCAAAATGTGACCAACAAACCACCCTCCTGTGACTGAGCTGCTTTGGATCATGCCCAGGAGCTGACTCCGACTGTTCACTGGCTGACGAATAACATCATTGCTGAAATGAGCAGGatagaagggggaaaaagagtaTATGTGCATGGAGCAAAGGCTTTATCCACCACTTAAAGGAATTGACTGTGGGCTGTGCTGCCAATGGGAATGCAAGCAGGTCAAGGTGAATTGAGAAGGTGTTGTCTGGGTCAGGAGAGGTGGAGAAGTGAGTTTGTCTCCTTGCTGGGTCTGAGACCCCAACTGAGTGCctgctcccttccttccctcctgaTTCACTAGTGCTAAGGTGTGTAACTCAGTGCTAGCCAACTTGGTACAGCACAAGCTCACACACGCCTGCTTTTGGACTGCAAAGGAGTCATAAGACCCTTATTTTGGGAATGGGAGGGCCAAGGCACTGAGGGAATTTATGCCGCTGGCAGTGTCTTGTGGTGAGCAGGGATGGAATAAAGAGTCAGACTGAGAAATTCTTTGATTCATTTTCTAGCTTTTAGCAGTCTGCTAGCAATGGGTTTCTCAAACCTCTGATTGTGTCCTGACCATAGTTTCCAACAAATGGATGTCTTGGCCTGGTGACTCAGTGCACCTGGGGTACTTCTGGTACCCACCTAGGGTCATGAATCTGAGCCCCGACTGGATGTTGGGTTTGCTCCCCAGCACTTCACAGGTGGATCTGGCCGTTTTCCCATCTGGAAGAAGGCGGAGGTAGGACGTAGGTGCTGCAGAAAAGCATTGAGGCTGCAGGCTGCCGGTGGCTGCACGTGTGGACTGGTGACAGCTACCCCTGCAGCGGCAGCCAAGTTACCTGGCAGCGTGGCAGAGATGGCTGAGCTGCCATCCCATGTGTCCCAGGGGAGTTTGAAGCTGGACACAAAGCAGGGGTTGGGGAGAGCTTGTCCCAACTTCCTTTGGGGAGTGGGGTGCAAAGCATCCTCTCTAAGACTTAATGCCTTTGCTTTGGTAGTGAGCTGGCTGGCCTTACAGCCTGTTGATGACCTGAGCTAAGGTCATGGGATTGCATCTCCATAGGCACGCTGTCTGCTGGCGAGATCTCCTGTAAATGGGGACTTGGCAATTAATTGCCAGGATGTGTGCTGAGAGGCTGATCTGCTGGACAGACACAAGGACACAGGGGTGGGAGGATGCTCTGCTGGGCAGAGCAGATACTGGGGTCACCTTTGCTGGTCCCTGTCAGGCACAGAGACCCTGGAAGTGGAAGCAGTTCTCTTCTAACTTGCACCAAGGAGGCTCTAGATACATTATTGATTAGAACACATCCCTACAGGGCAGCCTGCCGGTTGACTTCATAGTGCTTGGCTGGAAGCCAGCCCATCACTCCACACTTATTCCCAGTAGGTCAGCAGTCCCCTTTTTGGGAAGGCATGGCTGAGAAGGTCATGGCAGAGCAGATCTCATCTCTGATTTCACGGCCCTCTCTGCAAGGTGGGTAAAGGCTTTAATTAGCCCCCGTAGATGACAGCGTTGTAGTGGTGAAGCAAATGGTAGAGGCTGTGTTGgccccttttcctttccatgctgctgctgctcgtcCTGTTAGTGACCTTTGCTGTGTTGGCTCTTTGTTTGCAGACCAACAAAGCTCATCTGATAACGTTGTTGTTGGAAGAGCTGCAGACATTTGAATTCAGTTTGAACTGCAGCGGTAGCCTCTAGGAGTGGCTGCAAACCGCTGTCATGGTCATATTGCTGACTTATACCTTTTAGTTTTGGCTTCCTTCTCTTGCTGAGGGTCGAGGAGGCTGTGCTGTACCTAGGGGCTGGCAGTCAGAGAGAGGCAAGTCTGTTCTTCTGTGCAggggctgccccagcagcatccTTGCTGGTGAGACCAGGCTTGGGGAGGAGGCATGGTGGGGAGCAGCCTGCCTTGAAAATGAAACCTTGTGAGAGTTGCCTTGGGTGATTTTCAGGCCTTCTCATGGCTGTGATAAGTTGTGGTCGCCTCTGCTGCAGGGAAAAACACTGACTTCAAAGGACTTGCTTGGGTAGTTCTTGCCTCTCTTTAAGCCCTCTGGGCACTGATTGGTTGTGGGAAACACTCTGTTCACagtgtggtattttttttcatgtttaaagaagaaatttacTATCAAGCTCTGTTTAGCAGGGAGTAGGGCTAGATGATgtctggaggtcccttccaacccctaccactctgtgattctgtgaatgggGAGAGCAAGCTAGGGTCTGTCTTCTCTGTGGCTCtgccagagaagggaaaaccTGCTCAGATGCTCCttttatcctctttttttttaatttcctttttttttttttctttatttctcttttcctttccctcccctcccatttttaaaatggtttgagtCGGTTATTTAATGGGAGCTAAACACGTGCTTGGTGTGACCTGATGTCTTCCTAGATATGCACTCACTGCATCCCTTTGCTTGGCCAGAACCTGAGCCCTTCCTTTAACAcatcctccttcctttctctccttcttctggCCCGCAGGATTCTTACAGAAAGCAAGTCGTCATCGATGGAGAGACCTGCTTGTTAGATATTTTGGATACTGCAGGGCAAGAGGAGTACAGTGCCATGAGAGACCAGTACATGAGAACAGGAGAAGGATTCCTTTGCGTCTTTGCTATCAACAACACCAAGTCCTTCGAAGACATTCACCAATATAGGTTGGTATCCTATGAAGGGCCCCTTTCCTCTTGCCCTGTGCAAAAGGGAGACCTTGGTGCTGCGCCCTCCTGCCCGCCCTTTTAGATCAGGCCCTGTGGTGGAAGCACTGACTGCCAGCAAAGACAATTAGCTCAAGTGGCCATTCTCCAGGGAAAAGATGGAGCAGACAGCTAATGTCAGTGACTCCAATAAAACCCATCTGAAGGGATTGCTTGTGGCCTTTGGGGACTTGGTAATGTAATGTTTAAGTGTTTATGGTGACTAGAGAGAGAGCTGATCCTCTGTGATCCTTTCCCTTACCTCTCTAATTAATGGAATTTCTTTGTTAGTGTAATCAATCTTAGTGACATTGGCTGGGacctggagctgggagaggagataGGGAGGAACAGGGAGAGCTGCTTGGCCTGCTGTCAGCTGTTGCAGTGAAGCCCCAGTGTGCTGGCTGTACTCGTGTGGGAAAAGGCAGTCCTGGAGTGTTTGGGCTTGGTTTcagccaagggcaaagactgagcAGGAGGAGAGGCAGAGCCCCAGTAAGATGACTTGCCCAAGAGGATGTACTGGGGTGGCTGTGGCAGAGCAGGGGCCCAGTCCTGGTGTGGTCCTGCTTTGGTTGCACCCAGATTACCTATCCTGCTTCTCCCCCCTGCTGCCGTCACCCCTGCAGAGGTGGAGGGCCAAGGAGATGATAATATAAATGCAGAAGGAGTCTTCCCTTGGTTGCCCTGATGCTAGGTTAGGGAGGGATCTCTCTGCTTCATGCTTTTTTGGGAGGCTTGGCTATGAAAGGATGCACTTGCAGAGGATGGAAGAGATGGCACTGCCTGCCCTTGCTCTGTCCAAGGGGTCGCGTATCCTGGCCTCTCATCATAAACTTGGATCCCAGGTAATCCTGTAGCTCCAAGTGAAAGCACAGCCCTTCCTTGCTCCATAGTCAAAGGTGCTGCTCCAAGCTTTTGAGATGTCTCAGTCTTCAGCTAGCAGGTGTGTTCAGTGTAATAACTGTATGGTTGAACTAATTCGGTTTGTTTTAGTTGAACCAGAGGACAAAGGATGGGATTTTCCTAAATCACCTGAGGGATTCAGCAGCATCCATCCTTGTGCCAGGGCTGGTGCCTGTGAATCACTCACAGGATGGCTCTGTTTCAGGCGCTGGTTTTAATCATGATGTAAATCACTGGCTTTCATCTTGTTTTGCCTGTGCACTTTGTGtttgcactttaaaaaaaaaaaacattctccGGAGAAATGCTGGCTCTCCCTGGTTACTAACCATTAGGAAGTATCTCTCCAGCTAAGTGTAGCCTGTGCACTAAAGTTAGTACTTGCATTTGCTAATCAGGATGTTGCGTGGAACATGTAAGTGGCTTTATGACATATATGGGTAGTCAGACTTCATTTCTGTGTTCtgctacattaaaaattattattgatttttttttttctttgtgtgtgtttatttccagctgcttttgGATGCAGAAATTGgctttttaaataatgcttttattagtgaaataaaaccacattGAATGTTCTGGATGCATGAGCAGATAAAAAAGTTGATTTGTGcctgaaattaaattatttattaggCGAAGAAAGTTATTATCTGTCAGGAGGGAATTGAATGGATTGTTTGTAGTCATATTggcttttaagttttttttagAACTGGCAGATCTCATCCTTGCCCACCTAGTTTTAAATTCGAGGTTGGAATGAAGATGCAAACTTTACGGCTTTTTTGCTTCCCAGTTGGTTTCTCAACTTTGAGTGACCTGAACTAAACCGAAAGGAAGCAAACACTGCCTGTGCATCTGCAGAAAGGGTTACAGCTGCCAAAAGATGGTTTATCAGCTCTGTAAATTCTGGTTGcaggtgaattttttttttttttaattcccattgGGGGGATTACTAGatctaaaatgttttaaataatgcaagTAACTGCTTGAGTATTTGTTGTTATTTAGCTGAAACTATCTTAAGCTCATGTCTTAATATAGATTGTCATCATTTCATGGTGTGTTTTGTAAACAGTTGCATTTGAAGAGCAGAAGTGTGTCTAGTTTTTGTTTCCAAAAGTGCCTCTCCTGGTTTAGCCCCTCCCTGGCCAGGTCAATAGCTAGACTGGGCAGCTTTTAGTCCCAGCTTCCCCcacaggaaggggaaaaaagaaatgagagaggCTTGCGGGTTGGAAACTTAAACACTAAAACACCTTTAAtgcaacaataataataaaaggaagataacAGTGTCGATaaggaaataatgaaatacatCCAAGTATTCAACCTCCTTCAGCTCCCCCATAACCACACTCACCAGTCACCGCTGGGAAGGTCCATGACTGGACCAACAGCTAGGAGCTGCACTcaagaactggattcaggaaagTGCGGATGGGTTCACGGGCAAACAGGCAGATGAGGTCCTCCCTGAACTCCAGCCAttgaagaagaggagcagtGATCCCTAAGCTCttatactgagtatgacgtGTACGGCATGGAATACTTCACTGTCCAGGC of Phaenicophaeus curvirostris isolate KB17595 chromosome 5, BPBGC_Pcur_1.0, whole genome shotgun sequence contains these proteins:
- the HRAS gene encoding GTPase HRas, coding for MTEYKLVVVGAGGVGKSALTIQLIQNHFVDEYDPTIEDSYRKQVVIDGETCLLDILDTAGQEEYSAMRDQYMRTGEGFLCVFAINNTKSFEDIHQYREQIKRVKDSDDVPMVLVGNKCDLPARTVETRQAQDLARSYGIPYIETSAKTRQGVEDAFYTLVREIRQHKLRKLNPPDESGPGCMNCKCVIS